CGGCCAGCACCACCAGCGGGTCGTGCGGGTGAAGCGCGGGCTGCAGGTCGGCGCGGCGGCGCACCGCGACGTAATCCGGCGCCCAGCCGTGCGCGGCGAGTTCGGCCATCGCCTCGGTTTCGAGCTTCGAGAGGTCGTGGTCGCCCGCGCGCACCGCGTCGCGCACGCGCGCCAGCGTCCGGTACAGGCGCGGCGCCTCGGCGCGTTCCGCGGCGCTCAGGTAGCCGTTGCGCGACGACAGCGCCAGCCCGTCCTCGGCGCGCACCGTGTCGCCGGCGACGATCTCGACCGGCAGCGCGAACTCGCGCGCCATGTTGGCGATGATCATCAGTTGCTGGTAGTCCTTCCTGCCGAACAGCGCCACGTCGGGCTGCACGATGTTCAGCAGCTTCAGCACCACCGTCGCCATGCCGCCGAAATGGCCGGGGCGGAACTCGCCTTCGAGGATGGAGACGTGGGCCGGCGCCGGCTCCACCAGGTAGCGCTGCGGCTGCGGGTACATCACCGTCTCGTCGGGCGCGAAGAGATGCGCCACGCCCGCGGCCTCTAGCTTCTCGCAGTCGGCCTGCAGCGTGCGCGGATAGTGGTCGAAGTCTTCGCCGGCGCCGAACTGCAGGCGATTCACGAAGATGCTCGCCACCACGGTGCCGGCATGCTGGCGGGCCTGCCGCATCAGGGCGATATGGCCCTCGTGCAGGTTGCCCATGGTGGGGACGAAAGCGACCTTGCCGGCGCCGGCACGGGCGGCACGCAGGCTTTCGATGGTGGAGTGGATCTGCATGGTCGGTCGGGTCGTGGCGGGCGAAAGCGGGGTGGCGGGAGCGCCGTCCGCTCAGTAGCAGTGTTCGGCGGCGGGGAAGCTGCCGTCCTTCACCGCGGCGACGTAGCGCGACACCGCGTCCTCGACGCCGGCGGCGCCGTCCATGAAGTTGCGCACGAAGCGCGCCGTCCTGCCGGGGAACACGCCCAGCATGTCGTGCAGGACCAGCACCTGGCCGTCGCAATCGGGGCCCGCGCCGATGCCTATCGTGGCCATCGACGCCAGGCTGGCGGTGACGTCCTTCGCCACCGTGGCCGGAACCATTTCCATGACCATCAGCGCGGCGCCGGCCTGTTCCAGCGCGAGCGCGTCGGCCCGCAGGCGGGCGGCGCCTTCCTCACCGCGACCCTGCACCCGGTAGCCGCCCAGCTGGTGCACCGACTGCGGCGTCAGGCCGATGTGGGCGCATACCGGCACGCCGCGCTCGACCAGGAAGCGGATGGTGTCGGCCATGAATTCGCCGCCTTCCAGCTTCACCATCTGGGCGCCCGCGGCCATCAGGCGCGCGGCGCTGCGCATGGCCTGCTCGCGGTTCTCGTGGTAGCTGCCGAAGGGCATGTCGGTGATCACGAAGGCGCGGCCGTCGGCGCGGGCGACGCACTCTGTGTGGTAGGCCATGTGCTCCAGGGTCACGGGCAGGGTGGATTTCTGCCCCTGCAAGACGTTGCCCAGCGAGTCGCCGACCAGTACCGCGTCGACGCCGGCCCGTCCGCACAGCGCGGCGAAACTGCGGTCATAGGCGGTGAGCATGGCGATCTTGCGGCCTTCGGCGCGCATCTTGCCCAGCTCGAAAAGCGTGACCGGTTTCTGATCCTGCAGGTAGCTCATGGAGTCCTCCTGATAGGGAGGCCGGAGTTTTCACCAAAGAACTGCATTGCACAAGGGGTTCCGGCGCGCCGGTGCCCGCCCCGGGTCCGGGGATCAGCCGGCGTAGCCGAAGAATTCGCGGTAGCCGCGCATGTCGCGCAGGCGTTCGACGAGCAGTTCGAAGTCTTCGTCCTTGTCGACCGGATTGAGCACCCCGGCATCGACGACGAACAGCGGCGCGGCGTCGTACTGGTAGAAGAAGCGGGCGTAGCGCTCGGCGACGCGCTCGAGGTAGGTTTCGGTGATGCGCCGTTCGGCGTCGTTGCCGCGGCGCCGGATGCGCTCCATCAGCGTGTCGGGTTTGGCCTGCAGGTAGATCACGAGGTCGGGACTGGGCGGCGCGGCCGGACGCAGGCTGTCGAAGATGCGCTGGTAGAGCGCGAACTCGTCGTCGCTGAGATTGAGGCCGGCGAAGAGCGTGTCCTTTTCCAGGATGAAGTCCGACACCACGCGCCGCTCGCCGGTGAGTTCGCCGAGCTGGGCGACGACCTGGTCGATGCGCTGGAAGAAGAACGACAGCTCGGTGGCCATCGCCCAGCGCTCGGGGTTCTGGTAGAAGCGGGCGAGGAAGGGGTTGCTTTCGGCCTGCTCGAACAGGCTTTCCGCGGACAGGCGTTCGGCGAGGCGCTTGGCGAGCGATGTCTTGCCGGCTCCGATCGGGCCTTCGACGACGATGTACCGCGCTTTGTCGAGCATTGCGGGCGCCCTTGCCTCAGTTGCGGAACATGAAATAGACCGCGCCAAGCATACACAAGCCGGCCCAGAGATAGTCAAGCTTGAGCGGCTGCTTCATGTACAGCACGGCGAAGGGCACGAAGACCAGCAAGGTGATGACTTCCTGCATGATCTTCAGTTGCCCGAGGTTCAGCGCGGTGGCGCCGATGCGGTTGGCGGGCACCTGCAGCAGGTATTCGAACAGGGCGATCGACCAGCTCGCCAGGGCGGCGACGTACCAGGCCCTGCCCTGCATGTTCTTCAGGTGGCCGTACCAGGCGAAGGTCATGAACACGTTCGAGGCGGTCAGCAGCAGCGCGGTCTGCAGCCAGGCGGGGGCGGCGAGCAGCGGGGTGGCGGATTGCGGCCAGGCGGGCATGGTGTCCTTCGGGGAGGGATTGCCGGGTGTCTGCGGAAAGTGTTCAGAGCCGGACGACGTTCTGGTCGCCGACGCCGGCGAGCAGCGCGAGCACCGCGCCGTGGCCGGGGATGACCGTATCGGCGGCGATCTCCGCGAGCGGCTGCAGTACGAAGGCGCGCTCGTGCATGCGCGGATGCGGCACCACCAGCCCGGGTTCGTCGATGACCGCGTCGCCGTGCAGCAGCAGGTCGAGATCCATCGTGCGCGGCGCGAGGCGGGCGGGGCGCGTGCGGCCGCCTTCGTGCTCGATGGCGAGCAGGGCCGCGAGCAGCGCCTGCGGCGTCAGGCCGGTGTCCAGGGCGATCACCGCGTTGATGTAGTCCGGGTGGTCGCCCGCCACGCCGACCGGTGCGCTGCGGTACAGCGAAGACTGCGCGGCGATCCGTGTCCGGGGCAGCGCGGCGAGGCGCTCGACGGCGAGGCGGAACGCCGCGGCGGGGTCGCCGAGGTTGGCGCCGAAGGCGATGTAGGCGCGGACCCGCGCCTGCGTGCTCACCGGACTGCCCTTACGCTGCTTCGGCCCCGGCCTCGCCGCCCTGTGCGATGCCGGCGTCGGCCGGCTTGCGCTTCCTGCGCCGGCGTTTCCTCGCCGGTGCGGCTTCGGCCGGCGCCTGGCGGATCAGCTCGTCGCGTTCGTCGTGGCCGGCATGGGCGAAGCGGTCCCACCAGTCGGGGATCTCCATCGGAATCTCGCCCGCCTGCGCGCGCAGGCGCAGGAAGTCCCACCCGGCGCGAAAGCGCGGCTGCTCGATGAGGCGGTAGGGCATCCTGCCGGTGCGCCTGTCGAAGCGCGGCTGCAGCGCCCAGATGTCCTTGATGTCGCCGGCGATGCGCCGCGTGATGGCGAGCTTGCCCGCCTGCATGTCGAGCACCTCGTCCATCGCCTCGAACAGCGCCGGCTGGCTGTGCCCGCCGGCGGCCGTCTTCCTTTCCCAGGCGGCCAGCACTTCGTGCCACAGCAGCGTGGCGAACAGGAAGCCGGGCGAGACCGGCTTGTCCTGGCGCACGCGCTCGTCGGTGTTCTCCAGTGCCAGCGTGACGAAGCGCTTGCC
This DNA window, taken from Thauera sp. K11, encodes the following:
- the panB gene encoding 3-methyl-2-oxobutanoate hydroxymethyltransferase, whose protein sequence is MSYLQDQKPVTLFELGKMRAEGRKIAMLTAYDRSFAALCGRAGVDAVLVGDSLGNVLQGQKSTLPVTLEHMAYHTECVARADGRAFVITDMPFGSYHENREQAMRSAARLMAAGAQMVKLEGGEFMADTIRFLVERGVPVCAHIGLTPQSVHQLGGYRVQGRGEEGAARLRADALALEQAGAALMVMEMVPATVAKDVTASLASMATIGIGAGPDCDGQVLVLHDMLGVFPGRTARFVRNFMDGAAGVEDAVSRYVAAVKDGSFPAAEHCY
- a CDS encoding deoxynucleoside kinase — its product is MLDKARYIVVEGPIGAGKTSLAKRLAERLSAESLFEQAESNPFLARFYQNPERWAMATELSFFFQRIDQVVAQLGELTGERRVVSDFILEKDTLFAGLNLSDDEFALYQRIFDSLRPAAPPSPDLVIYLQAKPDTLMERIRRRGNDAERRITETYLERVAERYARFFYQYDAAPLFVVDAGVLNPVDKDEDFELLVERLRDMRGYREFFGYAG
- the panC gene encoding pantoate--beta-alanine ligase, which encodes MQIHSTIESLRAARAGAGKVAFVPTMGNLHEGHIALMRQARQHAGTVVASIFVNRLQFGAGEDFDHYPRTLQADCEKLEAAGVAHLFAPDETVMYPQPQRYLVEPAPAHVSILEGEFRPGHFGGMATVVLKLLNIVQPDVALFGRKDYQQLMIIANMAREFALPVEIVAGDTVRAEDGLALSSRNGYLSAAERAEAPRLYRTLARVRDAVRAGDHDLSKLETEAMAELAAHGWAPDYVAVRRRADLQPALHPHDPLVVLAAAKLGRTRLIDNLEI
- a CDS encoding DMT family protein yields the protein MPAWPQSATPLLAAPAWLQTALLLTASNVFMTFAWYGHLKNMQGRAWYVAALASWSIALFEYLLQVPANRIGATALNLGQLKIMQEVITLLVFVPFAVLYMKQPLKLDYLWAGLCMLGAVYFMFRN
- the folK gene encoding 2-amino-4-hydroxy-6-hydroxymethyldihydropteridine diphosphokinase, encoding MSTQARVRAYIAFGANLGDPAAAFRLAVERLAALPRTRIAAQSSLYRSAPVGVAGDHPDYINAVIALDTGLTPQALLAALLAIEHEGGRTRPARLAPRTMDLDLLLHGDAVIDEPGLVVPHPRMHERAFVLQPLAEIAADTVIPGHGAVLALLAGVGDQNVVRL